The Listeria welshimeri serovar 6b str. SLCC5334 genome has a window encoding:
- a CDS encoding 1-deoxy-D-xylulose-5-phosphate reductoisomerase: MKKIILLGATGSIGTQTLAIIRENPEKFQLVALSFGRNMERGRAIIQEFKPKMVAVWHTRDRITLESEFPNVKFFNGLEGLREVATYLDGDVLLNAVMGSVGLLPTLDAIEAGKSIAIANKETLVTAGHIVMRAAREKNISLLPVDSEHSAILQALNGENPERIEKLVLTASGGSFRDKTRGELSEVTVKEALKHPNWNMGNKLTIDSATMFNKGLEVMEAHWLFGVDYDDIEVVIQRESIVHSMVQFVDGSFIAQLGTPDMRMPIQYALTYPDRLFIPYEKNFRITDFSALHFEKVDYERFPALKLAYNAGKIGGTMPTVLNAANEIAVAGFLNGQVAFYNIEALVENALNRHTSISEPDLDTILQVDQETRAYVKTLL, from the coding sequence ATGAAAAAAATTATTTTACTTGGCGCAACAGGTTCTATCGGAACGCAAACTTTAGCAATTATTCGAGAAAATCCGGAAAAATTTCAACTCGTTGCTCTTAGCTTTGGACGTAATATGGAACGAGGTCGAGCAATTATTCAGGAATTTAAGCCGAAAATGGTTGCTGTTTGGCATACAAGAGATCGTATTACGCTTGAGTCCGAATTTCCTAATGTGAAATTTTTTAATGGTTTAGAAGGTCTACGAGAAGTAGCGACCTATTTAGATGGAGATGTGTTATTAAATGCAGTAATGGGAAGTGTTGGCTTATTACCAACTTTAGACGCTATCGAAGCTGGGAAGTCCATTGCTATTGCTAATAAAGAAACACTTGTTACTGCTGGGCATATTGTAATGCGAGCTGCTCGTGAGAAAAATATTTCATTACTACCTGTTGATAGTGAACATTCTGCTATTTTACAAGCATTAAACGGTGAAAATCCGGAACGAATAGAAAAATTAGTTCTTACAGCGAGTGGCGGAAGTTTTCGAGACAAAACTCGGGGAGAATTGAGTGAAGTAACTGTTAAGGAAGCCTTAAAACATCCGAACTGGAATATGGGAAATAAATTAACTATTGACTCGGCGACGATGTTTAATAAAGGCTTGGAAGTGATGGAAGCTCACTGGTTGTTTGGTGTGGATTATGATGACATTGAAGTGGTCATCCAACGGGAGAGTATAGTGCATTCTATGGTTCAATTCGTTGATGGCAGCTTTATTGCACAACTGGGCACCCCGGATATGCGGATGCCGATTCAATATGCGTTAACATATCCTGACAGACTCTTTATTCCTTACGAAAAAAACTTCCGGATTACTGACTTTTCAGCACTCCATTTTGAAAAAGTGGATTATGAGAGATTTCCGGCATTGAAACTCGCGTATAATGCTGGTAAAATAGGTGGAACAATGCCAACAGTTTTGAATGCGGCGAATGAAATTGCTGTAGCTGGATTTTTGAATGGACAAGTTGCTTTTTATAATATTGAAGCGCTTGTTGAAAATGCACTGAACCGTCATACTAGTATTTCTGAGCCTGACTTGGATACGATTTTACAAGTCGATCAAGAAACACGCGCGTATGTAAAGACACTTTTATAG
- the pyrH gene encoding UMP kinase — protein MDTPDYKRVVLKLSGEALAGNDGFGINPSVVNLISAQIKEVVELGVEVAIVVGGGNIWRGKLGSEMGMDRAAADQMGMLATIMNSLSLQDSLENIGVATRVQTSIDMRQIAEPYIRRKAIRHLEKGRVVIFAGGTGNPYFSTDTAAALRAAEIEADVILMAKNNVDGVYNADPKLDENAKKYEELSYLDVIKEGLEVMDTTASSLSMDNDIPLIVFSFTEQGNNIKRVILGEKIGTTVRGKK, from the coding sequence ATGGATACCCCAGATTATAAACGAGTTGTATTAAAATTAAGCGGTGAAGCTCTTGCCGGAAATGATGGCTTTGGAATTAACCCGAGCGTGGTCAATTTGATTTCTGCTCAAATTAAAGAAGTAGTAGAATTAGGAGTAGAGGTAGCTATCGTTGTTGGCGGCGGAAATATTTGGCGCGGCAAACTTGGTAGTGAAATGGGAATGGACCGTGCAGCAGCAGATCAAATGGGTATGCTTGCAACCATCATGAATTCTTTATCATTACAAGACTCCCTTGAAAATATCGGAGTTGCAACACGAGTACAAACGTCCATTGATATGCGACAAATTGCGGAACCATATATTCGTCGTAAAGCGATTCGTCACCTTGAAAAAGGTCGTGTTGTCATTTTTGCAGGTGGGACAGGTAATCCATACTTCTCCACAGATACAGCAGCAGCACTGAGAGCAGCTGAAATCGAAGCAGATGTTATTTTAATGGCGAAAAACAATGTAGATGGTGTCTACAATGCCGATCCGAAACTTGATGAAAATGCGAAAAAATACGAAGAGTTATCTTATCTTGATGTAATTAAAGAAGGGCTAGAGGTTATGGATACAACAGCATCCTCACTAAGTATGGACAATGACATTCCATTAATCGTCTTCTCGTTTACAGAACAAGGCAATAATATTAAACGTGTTATTTTAGGAGAAAAAATTGGAACTACTGTTAGGGGGAAAAAATAA
- a CDS encoding phosphatidate cytidylyltransferase: MKTRIITAVVALIFFIPFVVYGGIPFELLSILLATIALYEVLIMTKQRIFSMNGIVTLLLMWLVVVPDRYLDFLNNLHITEMEIIFILMALLLANTVFSRNKFHFDQVGISMVAAFYTGFGFHYLALTREAGLMYVLFALFIVWSTDTGAYFIGKAIGKHKLAPNVSPNKTIEGFIGGIVCALVIAGGFYYFVDLPGNIVWILALLVFLSIFGQLGDLVESALKRFYGVKDSGKILPGHGGILDRFDSLLFVLPLLHILQII, encoded by the coding sequence TTGAAAACGAGAATTATTACTGCAGTTGTTGCGCTTATATTTTTCATTCCGTTTGTTGTTTATGGAGGAATTCCGTTTGAATTATTAAGTATTTTACTAGCAACGATTGCGCTTTATGAAGTGCTTATAATGACAAAACAACGAATTTTTTCGATGAATGGAATTGTGACCTTATTATTGATGTGGTTAGTTGTCGTACCGGATAGATATTTAGATTTTTTAAATAATCTGCATATTACTGAAATGGAAATTATTTTTATTTTAATGGCGTTATTACTTGCTAATACGGTATTTTCGCGAAATAAATTCCATTTTGATCAAGTGGGTATAAGTATGGTTGCTGCTTTTTATACAGGATTCGGCTTCCATTATTTGGCATTAACTCGAGAAGCGGGATTAATGTATGTACTTTTCGCTTTGTTTATTGTATGGTCAACAGATACAGGGGCATATTTTATTGGAAAAGCAATCGGAAAACACAAACTAGCACCAAATGTTAGCCCAAATAAAACGATTGAAGGATTTATTGGGGGCATCGTATGTGCGCTTGTGATTGCAGGAGGCTTCTATTATTTTGTTGATTTACCTGGAAATATTGTATGGATATTAGCACTTTTAGTATTTTTATCTATCTTTGGTCAGCTTGGGGATTTGGTCGAGTCAGCTTTAAAACGTTTTTACGGTGTAAAAGATTCTGGGAAAATTTTACCTGGTCATGGTGGGATTTTAGACCGTTTTGACAGTCTGCTATTCGTATTGCCGCTACTACATATACTTCAAATTATTTAA
- a CDS encoding DUF3440 domain-containing protein, with the protein MHSKTVLEASKERLDVIFSEFDNIIISFSGGKDSAVMLQLVIDYMRQNNIHKKVYVYHLDYEGQYSATTEFVTETLTSNLDIIEPLWCCLPIAAQSAVSMYTDHWIPWEKSKQAIWVREMPTFPSVINEKNAPFDFDFHGIWDYEFNRKMINWLHTRNNAKKTISLIGIRQQESLNRYNAIHKKERMYKNYNWTTELSKNIYNAYPIHDWLVDDIWIANAKFNWSYNKIYDLFYHAGLSVNDMRVASPFNDSATESLKLYRVIEPALWSKLVGRVNGANFTAIYGGTSAMAWKDIKLPENHTWKSYLEFLLTTLPPYTRERYLKKFKTSISYWTEKGGALKVETVQELKDLHVQADFLGKPNNNRTYTNPMEVVRFKEYPDDLKIKEFSSVPTYKRMCIAILKNDYSCKYMGFGQTKLELEKRKNALEKYNNIL; encoded by the coding sequence ATGCATTCTAAAACTGTTTTAGAGGCTTCAAAAGAGAGATTAGACGTCATTTTCTCCGAGTTCGATAATATTATTATCTCCTTCTCCGGGGGCAAAGATAGCGCAGTTATGCTTCAACTTGTGATTGACTATATGCGACAAAATAATATTCATAAAAAAGTCTATGTTTATCATCTGGACTACGAAGGTCAATATAGTGCAACAACTGAATTTGTGACAGAAACTTTGACAAGTAATTTAGATATCATCGAACCACTCTGGTGCTGCTTGCCTATAGCTGCTCAATCAGCTGTGTCTATGTATACTGACCACTGGATTCCTTGGGAGAAATCAAAACAAGCCATATGGGTAAGAGAGATGCCAACATTTCCTTCTGTAATTAATGAAAAAAATGCCCCGTTTGATTTTGATTTTCATGGTATATGGGACTATGAATTTAATAGAAAAATGATTAACTGGTTACATACTAGAAACAACGCTAAAAAGACGATATCTTTAATCGGCATTCGTCAACAAGAATCCCTCAATCGTTATAATGCCATACATAAAAAAGAACGCATGTATAAAAACTATAATTGGACTACGGAACTTTCCAAAAACATCTATAACGCATACCCTATTCACGATTGGTTAGTGGATGATATTTGGATCGCCAATGCCAAATTTAATTGGTCTTATAATAAAATTTACGATTTATTTTATCATGCCGGCTTGTCTGTAAATGATATGCGCGTAGCAAGTCCTTTCAATGATTCCGCAACAGAAAGTCTTAAATTATATCGTGTCATTGAACCAGCACTTTGGTCTAAATTGGTAGGCCGAGTTAATGGCGCCAATTTTACAGCTATTTATGGAGGAACTTCTGCAATGGCTTGGAAAGATATCAAACTCCCAGAAAATCATACATGGAAATCCTATTTAGAATTTTTGCTCACAACTTTGCCTCCATACACCAGAGAGCGTTATTTAAAAAAATTTAAAACGAGTATCTCTTACTGGACTGAAAAAGGCGGTGCTTTAAAAGTAGAAACTGTCCAAGAATTAAAGGATTTACATGTACAAGCTGACTTCCTTGGCAAACCAAATAACAATCGTACCTATACTAATCCCATGGAAGTTGTTCGTTTCAAAGAATATCCAGATGATTTAAAAATAAAAGAATTTTCCAGTGTTCCTACCTATAAACGTATGTGCATTGCTATTTTAAAAAATGATTATTCTTGTAAATACATGGGATTTGGTCAAACAAAATTAGAATTAGAGAAAAGAAAAAATGCACTAGAAAAATATAATAATATTTTATGA
- a CDS encoding DEAD/DEAH box helicase, producing the protein MTLFDNQKQAIEKLKKYKVGALFMKPGSGKTRVACELIKDVNPDYVLWLVPFQTKENLANEIIKWNYDFPQEIIGIESLSNSDRLYLDCREKLKKATKSYIIMDESLKIKNKQALRTQRAIKLARLADYKLIMNGTPLSRNILDLWSQLDFLSPQILNLTFSQFKKTFCEYVTITQLTENNKQTMDIIKKYHNLSYLYKLITPFIFSSSFDLKIDWHYIRHNYTIDEPLLEKYYELKNDYLQKAAAYTININFLEMSQVMQHCYCLSSEKFTITESLISGKEHSTIIFCKYKQSEKALQEAFPNVKVTTFAKSSYGLNLQTYNQIIYFDKTFDYSQRDQSERRIYRTGQMRDCYYHDLSGNVGLDTIIDTNISKKTNLLQEFKKELSQKNSFEVIMDAF; encoded by the coding sequence ATGACCTTATTCGATAACCAAAAACAAGCTATAGAAAAATTAAAAAAATACAAAGTTGGCGCTTTATTTATGAAACCTGGTTCTGGTAAAACAAGAGTAGCCTGCGAATTAATTAAAGATGTTAATCCAGATTATGTCCTTTGGCTAGTTCCCTTTCAAACAAAAGAAAATTTAGCCAATGAAATTATCAAATGGAATTATGATTTCCCGCAAGAAATAATCGGCATTGAATCCCTGTCTAATTCAGATCGCCTATATCTAGACTGCCGAGAAAAATTAAAAAAAGCAACAAAAAGCTATATCATTATGGATGAAAGTCTTAAGATAAAAAATAAACAAGCTTTGCGAACGCAACGTGCCATAAAGTTAGCTCGACTCGCCGATTATAAATTAATTATGAACGGCACCCCTCTCAGTCGTAATATTTTAGATTTATGGTCGCAATTAGATTTTTTATCACCACAAATTTTAAATTTAACATTTTCACAGTTCAAAAAAACATTTTGCGAATATGTCACAATTACACAATTAACCGAAAATAATAAACAAACCATGGATATCATCAAAAAATATCATAATTTAAGTTATCTATATAAATTAATTACTCCATTTATCTTTTCTTCATCCTTTGATTTAAAGATTGATTGGCACTACATTAGACACAATTACACAATTGATGAGCCGCTTTTAGAAAAATATTACGAATTAAAAAATGATTATCTCCAAAAAGCAGCCGCATACACAATTAATATTAATTTTTTGGAAATGTCTCAAGTAATGCAACATTGCTACTGTCTTTCATCAGAAAAATTCACCATAACAGAGTCTTTAATTAGCGGAAAAGAGCATTCCACCATTATTTTCTGTAAATATAAACAATCTGAGAAAGCCCTTCAAGAAGCCTTTCCAAATGTTAAAGTGACGACGTTTGCTAAATCATCTTATGGACTTAACTTGCAAACGTATAACCAAATAATTTATTTTGATAAAACTTTTGATTATTCACAACGAGATCAATCCGAGCGACGCATTTATCGTACCGGGCAAATGCGCGACTGCTATTATCATGATTTGAGTGGCAATGTGGGTCTTGATACTATTATAGACACGAATATTTCTAAAAAAACCAATCTATTACAAGAATTTAAAAAAGAACTTTCACAAAAAAATTCCTTCGAGGTGATTATGGATGCATTCTAA
- a CDS encoding isoprenyl transferase, with protein MFKKLFRQDENILNSELAEDLPIPSHVAIIMDGNGRWAKKRFLPRIAGHKEGMDVVKRVTRYASAIGIDVLTLYAFSTENWKRPTDEVDFLMKLPVEFFDSFVPELIEENVRVNVMGYRENLPEHTMRAVEKAIADTSHCTGLTLNFALNYGGRSEIITAAKEAMKELALEGKSSEDLTEEILNNHLMSSGLGDPDLLIRTSGELRLSNFMLWQLAYSEFYFTETHWPDFSKEDFLQAIIEYQNRTRRFGGL; from the coding sequence ATGTTTAAAAAGCTATTTCGACAAGATGAAAATATATTAAATAGTGAACTTGCAGAAGATTTGCCTATTCCAAGTCACGTTGCTATTATTATGGATGGAAATGGAAGATGGGCAAAAAAACGTTTCTTACCAAGAATTGCAGGACATAAAGAAGGTATGGATGTAGTCAAGCGTGTTACACGTTATGCGAGTGCGATTGGTATTGATGTATTAACGCTTTATGCATTTTCAACTGAAAACTGGAAGCGACCTACAGATGAAGTGGATTTTTTAATGAAACTACCTGTAGAATTTTTTGACTCATTTGTACCAGAGTTGATTGAAGAAAATGTTCGAGTTAACGTAATGGGTTACAGAGAAAATCTACCCGAACACACAATGCGAGCTGTAGAAAAAGCTATAGCTGATACGTCTCACTGCACAGGACTGACACTTAACTTTGCACTTAACTATGGCGGTCGGTCGGAAATCATAACTGCTGCAAAAGAAGCCATGAAAGAATTAGCTTTAGAAGGTAAGTCATCTGAGGATTTAACGGAAGAAATTTTAAATAACCATTTAATGAGTAGTGGTCTTGGAGATCCTGATTTACTCATTCGAACTAGTGGCGAACTAAGATTAAGTAATTTTATGCTATGGCAATTAGCTTATAGTGAATTTTATTTTACAGAAACACATTGGCCTGATTTTTCAAAAGAAGATTTTTTACAAGCGATTATTGAGTATCAAAACCGAACGCGTCGCTTTGGAGGGCTCTAG
- the frr gene encoding ribosome recycling factor — protein MSKEVLTKSKEKMDKAEQALTRQLGTIRAGRANASLLDRLSVDYYGAPTPVNQMASISVPEARMLLITPYDKTVLGEIEKAILKSDLGLTPNNDGSVLRLSIPQLTEERRKELVKEVKKEAEEAKVAVRNIRREANEELKKLEKNGDITEDDLRSYGEDVQKLTDESIKNIDNITKDKEAEILEV, from the coding sequence ATGAGTAAAGAAGTATTAACTAAATCCAAAGAAAAAATGGACAAAGCAGAACAAGCATTAACTAGACAATTAGGTACAATTCGTGCTGGACGTGCGAATGCATCACTACTTGATCGTTTATCTGTAGACTATTACGGAGCGCCTACACCAGTTAATCAAATGGCTTCTATTAGTGTGCCGGAAGCTAGAATGTTGCTTATTACACCTTATGATAAAACTGTTTTAGGTGAAATTGAAAAAGCAATTTTGAAATCTGATTTGGGATTAACACCAAATAATGATGGATCTGTACTACGTTTATCTATTCCACAATTAACGGAAGAACGTCGTAAAGAACTAGTAAAAGAAGTGAAAAAAGAAGCAGAAGAAGCGAAAGTAGCTGTTCGTAATATTCGTCGTGAAGCAAACGAAGAACTGAAAAAATTAGAAAAAAATGGCGATATTACAGAAGATGATTTGCGTTCTTATGGGGAAGACGTTCAAAAATTAACGGATGAAAGCATCAAGAACATTGATAACATCACGAAAGACAAAGAAGCGGAAATCTTAGAAGTTTAA